A region from the Metarhizium brunneum chromosome 7, complete sequence genome encodes:
- the sorD_1 gene encoding FAD-linked oxidoreductase sorD produces the protein MTRLSLQLIAGLAGQAWLVNSDTPSHDAFASCLSDARVPIATKGTPEWTQHTTPFNTRLQYEPIAVAVPTQISQIAAAVTCAKKNSIPVTAKSGGHSFTSLGLGGEDGHLVIQLDRMYNVELAQNGTARIQSGARLGHVAVELYNQGKRALSHGYCPAVGVGGHAAHGGYGMVSRKFGLTLDWMKDATVVLHNGTIVYCSESEHSDLFWAIRGAGSSFGIVAEYGFETFPAPEKVTNFGIILDWDPETAPSGLLAFQDFAQTMPSELSCQIDVRSTGYTLNGSYVGNEASLREALVPLLGKIGGQLEVHEGNWLEYVKFWALGQPNIDITPPADNVHLSLYTTGALTPSLSANQFRSFADYIATDAIKRGNSWSIQMFIHGGQYSAIGGPKVTDTAYAHRDKFLIFQFTDFVWPSQEYPEDGLALGREFRDIITNSFTNGQWGMYANVPDSQLSSGEAQKLYWGKNLERLETIKAKYDPNNLFRNPQSVKAAARCATRPLPLQGQSLLF, from the exons ATGACACGCCTCTCCCTTCAGCTCATTGCTGGCCTCGCCGGACAGGCTTGGTTGGTTAACTCCGATACACCTAGCCATGATGCATTTGCTTCTTGCCTTTCGGATGCCAGAGTACCCATTGCAACAAAGGGCACTCCAGAATGGACACAGCATACTACCCCCTTCAATACCCGACTTCAGTATGAGCCCATCGCTGTCGCTGTCCCTACCCAGATCTCCCAAATCGCAGCTGCCGTAACATGTGCCAAAAAGAATAGCATTCCCGTTACTGCCAAAAGTGGCGGCCATAGTTTCACCTCACTTGGCCTTGGAGGGGAGGACGGGCATCTTGTCATTCAACTAGATCGAATGTACAATGTTGAGCTTGCTCAGAATGGAACAGCGAGGATTCAGTCTGGTGCGAGATTGGGTCACGTTGCTGTCGAACTGTACAATCAAGGGAAGAGAGCACTTTCACATGGATATTGCCCAGC tgttggcgtcggcggtCACGCTGCCCATGGAGGGTATGGAATGGTATCGCGAAAGTTTGGTCTTACCCTTGATTGGATGAAAGACGCCACCGTTGTTCTCCATAATGGCACAATTGTGTATTGCTCCGAGAGCGAGCATTCGGATCTTTTCTGGGCAATTCGGGGTGCGGGTTCTTCCTTCGGTATTGTGGCAGAGTATGGGTTTGAAACATTCCCTGCTCCTGAGAAGGTAACGAATTTTGGCATTATCTTAGATTGGGATCCAGAAACCGCCCCTTCTGGTCTCCTCGCATTCCAAGACTTTGCACAAACTATGCCCAGCGAGCTGTCATGCCAAATTGACGTTAGATCGACTGGCTACACACTTAATGGTTCATACGTTGGCAATGAAGCCAGTCTTCGTGAAGCATTAGTGCCTCTGCTAGGGAAGATTGGTGGGCAGCTTGAAGTCCATGAGGGGAATTGGCTCGAATACGTCAAGTTTTGGGCGCTTGGTCAGCCCAACATCGATATAACACCGCCCGCAGATAATGTG CATTTGTCGCTCTACACAACTGGCGCCCTTACCCCATCTCTCTCGGCCAATCAATTCAGATCTTTTGCCGACTATATCGCCACAGACGCTATAAAGAGAGGCAATTCATGGTCGATCCAAATGTTCATACATGGAGGCCAGTATTCTGCTATTGGCGGACCAAAGGTTACCGACACAGCCTACGCGCATCGGGACAAGTTCCTCATTTTCCAGTTCACCGATTTTGTTTGGCCTAGTCAAGAGTATCCTGAGGACGGGCTTGCTCTTGGTCGAGAGTTTAGGGATATTATAACAAATTCCTTTACGAATGGTCAATGGGGAATGTATGCCAACGTTCCTGACTCTCAGTTGAGCTCAGGCGAGGCTCAGAAATTGTATTGGGGCAAGAACCTTGAAAGACTGGAAACTATCAAGGCGAAATATGATCCCAATAATTTGTTTAGGAACCCCCAATCAGTCAAGGCCGCGGCCCGCTGCGCAACACGTCCACTGCCCTTACAAGGTcaaagtttattattttag
- the orsA gene encoding Orsellinic acid synthase, translated as MGAIFAQMGMDSQMRIDILFDFKKATTVKLPAAFFTNFPRSLMCRKNCATSNRHISRIMRERPERPERHRGILQIVRGSRPKRYENPMSSFFDS; from the coding sequence ATGGGCGCAATATTCGCTCAAATGGGGATGGACTCACAGATGAGAATTGACATTCTATTCGACTTCAAAAAGGCCACTACTGTCAAGCTGCCGGCAGCCTTCTTTACCAACTTCCCACGATCCTTGATGTGCAGAAAGAATTGCGCAACCAGTAACAGGCATATATCACGAATCATGCGCGAACGGCCCGAGCGGCCCGAGCGGCATCGTGGGATCCTCCAAATTGTCAGAGGAAGCAGACCCAAGCGCTACGAGAACCCAATGAGCAGCTTCTTCGACTCATGA